ttcacaaaaatctcatggtgaccgcagtcaaccaaacacgtggagccgcaatgatccacaaaatctctaggtgaccgcagtcaaccttttcacgtggagaccaacagtcaatccacaattctccctcgcgtgcaagcccatcgttctcatggactatagtctacactagacctatgcccatattattcacatttacttgcaagcgagttaattacacgtttctctttgtttaagtctctaaagtcaacctagagtcttacatcaacatcgcataaatacaacaattaaacgatcacagacacatcgggaattacagctagatgagcgaccctttgaacaATTTCCAATAATATCACAATTCACGTAAGGCATAGCATAAACTTACACTTACGCATGGCACAACatggcataaattatcaaagaaggtaacataaggcttatgcatggaaaacaacacattttcgcaacttagctttttggacagcagaaacaacgttcattgaaactggtctacagaatgcgtcctccaacaaaaaatcatgtataatatctttctgaaaagatattttaaagatctacaactctctagttaaaataattttcatttgaGACCCAGAATTATGTGATATtactccttaaagtttctgtccgacacagggaaaCACAGCAggtatgacagttacccaaaacgacctacaacacacaatactagaccaaaatttatgatctttatatgcctggaaatctctttcgaagatctacaatttgtatgttaatcatttctttatttggcgaccagaaacaagtgaaaataggacctgaagtttactgtccagcacaaaaatctgacagagaatgcatttgccatcaatttcgttttagccattctattctaagggttctaagtcatctaccagcatcaaatatagtaacatgttcacagtgtaacccaatatcacatggaaaaagtccagcacacatcgcatattcaaaaccccaagcacatcaatcaagttcatacataaaatcatgtcaaagcatggcaatATGGCCTAGACATGCTACCCaactcctaggaccagcccttaccctGTTTTAGAGcttgaaaatagaaagaaagaagatgctTCTCCTGCTGTCCAAACCTCCTTGGCTTGCTCTCGGTCTCTCCCACTTCCACTCGcgatctctctccctctcgcaagctctctctcgcgcgcgcgtcgtgagtggtggtggcggcgacctccccccttgctctctcgAGTTCTCTCATTGTTCTCTCTCtggtttttcacgtgaagaGATGGGGTGCAGTTTCTGTTCTGAATGAGGGAAAGAAGATAGGGTTTTCCCCTTAATCCCATGCaaaccacaagtgggctagggtttggttttcccttttcaagcccaaatctcatcacctttgacccaattatttaaaaaccctaacccggtcttatttaattaaaaacctactccttttaattaaataacctgaccaaattcggaattaaaataaaaatgcacaaaTTAATTCACTGGCACTTTACTGCCAGAACTACACTCGGTAAAAttcgaatatctcgagctacaggggtcggaatgacctgattccacttcgagaattttctacacttaaagggctacaactctcttGAAGGAAggtttcccaaatgaggtctttaagaccctctaaaaattcacacaagttgacaggcgtaatctgtcaaaactcaaacttagccAAAAGTCTCATTTAATTCAATCTATCACTTCAGCATTACATAGGTAAGtctagggtcttacaataccaccctccttaaaaatAGCTTCATCCTCGAAAATACTATAGGAAGACATACCACGCTTCCATTGCGCACTCTGATATTCCCTACAAATTTCCCAGTCGTCTCGACGCATAGGTTATTGTCCTTAGTCTCATCTTTCTGGTCTTCACGTGACATCTCTAATGGTCTAGTTCCACATCATTCTCACAAAGGGAATGCGTCTCTCCTTAACGTTCCTTTCATAGTCcaacaccaactatcattccgatcaccattttccaatatcaagttgatcaggctcaatatccaAAAGATGACAATCAGGAAAAATATTTGGTAAGGATGTTCAAGTCACTCTCATTTCACTGTCTATAACCTAGACACCCGTCGTAGAACCTCACGGAACTCTCCCGTTAGAACACGACCCAAACTGCCTCACTGCGGtcacacaaaacaacaaaagtttaagtCAAACAGGTGTTATGCTCATGCCGGTACACGTTGGTCGGCGTCCCGCCCAGGTGATCCGGATGCAACATCAACAGCTCAGACACGGGAAAACAAACTTTTcggacaccgagctcaaaggttccatccaccaattcactcgttcagtagttccatccaccacctagtccattcgacggttccatccaccatctggtttgttcgatctatggttccatccaccatatacgatcgttggttccatccaccaatcccgtctttcctgatggttccatccaccatctcggtctgaccaatggttccatccaccattcctgcttcaccgatggttccatccatcatctcatcgaccttgatggttccatccaccatgaCGCACTCCAttcactggctccatccgccatctcatcgaccttgatggttccatccaccatcttgatCGACGCACTCTGTTCACTGGCTCCATCTGCCATCCTTTTCTTAGCCGATGGTTCCATTCACCATCTTTGCTaagtaaggaaaaacaaaatcgagagtgtaacacaatcacacaaaacaccacaaaaacGTAAGGAAGACATTGACTCGGTCAATGTTCTTCCCCGCCTCTATGACTCAATGATGAGCATTCAGCACACCAAATCATATCACACACATAAATCACAAACTATTCACAAAATGAGATAATaccaattattatttattttaccaaaATAGACACAAAGTCTCGATGTGGTCAGGCGTGTCCCACTTGGAGCGTCCCTTCCAATCTCAATCCTTGGGTAAGCGACAACCCTTAATTAAAACATCCTTTCAATCCCTCACTTTTCTTCGATCTTACAAGTAGTGTCAGCACGCATCCCAAAACCTGGGAGACGTCATGCAAGTTCACCTCAAGGGTGACATACAAGGCAACAACAACCCTTAGATATCTAGCAATCATCTTCAGATAGACCTAGTTATCACGCTCGTACTAGGGCACTAGGCGCCAAATCCAAGTCCAATTGATCAACcgtttataagctaatcatcatctcaaTACCTAACAATCCATACGTCATCTCTTGTTTCAGAACTATCCTCATTCAGACCTTAAATCAATCTTTCACTTATCCACAAGTCAAATTATAGCCTATTTTAAGTCTGAAATCTCTGCATAACTCATAATTCATTCCCTTCAAGATCAAACCATATACTGTGCCTCTAGGGACTTAGCCCAACGTTCGCTCCCTAGATTTTAAtcttcaaaggttcaattgctatcgtcacaactaaaaccattaaatctcttattcatacCTGTCTCCCAACTCTCAAGGACAATCTTAACCCCTAAGGTTTTAATCCAGCTTAGtcaatctcacttagtaatcctaacacatttctctgaaatccatatcaacattctcatgtattcaacttatgctaaaactttctttctctagcTTGATTACTATGAcaccaatcaacttcttaatctctcaatccaattctaacaaactttaagtcctacacaattaggacaagaatttatggacttaaaatctaaaccttcaccgaGTTCGCACCAATAACGTCCTCTAACTCTTCAACAATTTTtagatgaatattcatttcttagcaCTACGACTTCTTCACAAAGGGATCAAATACCTAACAAAACTCATCTCTCAGATTTGACCAACATATATCAATTCCTATCAACCTTTCTATCATGGTCCATCACCAGCTACAATTCTGAATATCACCCCCCTTCAATATTAAGTCGATTAGGCTTAATATGTCGAAGatgaaaatttataaaaaaatcactGGAAAGGTCAATGAGTCCCTATCATCCCGTAGCCACATAAATTGAGATCATATCCCATCGATTCAATTTCTAATACTTCAACCTCAAAAATCATGTACCCTTGACATCTCATCTCTGGAATTCATAAGTCATTCCACTAAGATTCATCCTTAGCTTCTACCTTCGCCTCTTGACATGTCAAACACGTTGATACATACTCGACTActcgtttcttcatcccagtccaccagaaatgaagttttaagtctgatacatctttgtcattcccgaATGAATACTTAATCTACTCTTATGACCctcatccaagatcaacttcctcaaaataTCTTGACATAGAGTCAACACttaatctcaagtatcacggcaatgatactaatcagAGACATTCTCacagtcaagcaaacatcttagcaaacaagtctacctaatctcaccgcgaagctttgaaaacatctttatcaaaaacaaaaacaaaaaacacaacgagttcggaaactcgtaagcccaaaacccttaatgctctggtttctcaaccggagctctgataccacaatgtaacgccccgatttctcgagtgttacacagtaactaattaaccaattttcgtaaagagttttcgtcgattcatttattaatcttgaattaatggtaaaagttcaattttacaaaattctcgaaacttaaccatttcaaacttgcggaaataatcatcaacgtaaacctcaaactttattaatcattgaaaagagtatgaaataaatatccggaagaaaacttcaaagtaaattacatcaagttaaactatctcaactaaaataaagtaatggttcaatacttccaaaactcggtactctcaacccaaaagaaaaatggatgtctcacaacccaaccatatccttggccccttcctctttatcttcttcctcttcatcagaagtgtagtcgtcatccggtagtggctcgtcacgtagcatcaactcccaagaatgagtcgtcgccattatcttcacgaccatctacccccccccccccaaaataaacacatagcaaacaagcagggtcaggtccaacaaaaagaatgataatgacaaaatcaacaacaacataatataagtacattatatgtcttttatgggaaagagtcagttactaacggaatctcacatcacacaacccaccaatcctgccttggccaatcacttacatccgcagatgtacaatcacgtgaagctgcaatacttcacaaaaatctcatggtgaccgcagtcaaccaaacacgtggagccgcaatgatccacaaaatctctaggtgaccgcagtcaaccttttcacgtggagaccaacagtcaatccacaattctccctcgcgtgcaagcccatcgttctcatgggcTATAGTTTACACTAGACATATGCCcatattattcacatttacttgcaagcgagttaattacacgtttctctttgtttaagtctctaaagtcaacctagagtcttacatcaacatcgcataaatacaacaattaaacgatcacagacacatcgggaattacagctagatgagcgaccctttgaacaATTTTCAATAATATCACAATTCACGTAAGGCATAGCATAAACTTACACTTACGCATGGCACAACatggcataaattatcaaataaggttacataaggcttatgcatggaaaacaacacattttcgcaacttagctttttggacagcagaaacaacgttcattgaaactggtctacagaatgCGTCCTCCAACAAAAAATCATGTATAATATCTTTCTGGAAATCTATTTTAAAGAtatacaactctctagttaaaataattttcatttgagccccagaattaggtgatattactccttaaagtttctgtccgacacagggaaaaacagcaggtatgacagttacccaaaacgacctacaacacaATACTAtaccaaaatttatgatctttatatgcctggaaagctctttcgaagctctacaatttgtatgttaatcatttctttatttggcgaccagaaacaagtgaaaataggacctgaagtttacttcccagcacagaaatctgacagagaatgcatttgccatcaatttcgttttagccattctattctaagggttctaagtcatctaccagcatcaaatatagtaacatgttcacagtgtaacccaatatcacatggaaaaagtccagcacacatcgcatattcaaaaccccaagcacatcaatcaagttcatacataaaatcatgtcaaagcatggcaatATGGCCTAGACATGCTACCCaactcctaggaccagcccttaccttgttttagagcttgaaaatagaaagaaagaagatgctTCTCCTGCTGTCCAAACCTCCTTGGCTTGCTCTCGGTCTCTCCCACTTCCACTCGcgatctctctccctctcgccagctctctctcgcgcgcgcgtcgtgagtggtggtggcggcgacctccccccttgctctctcgAGTTCTCTCATTGTTCTCTCTCtggtttttcacgtgaagaGATGGGGTGCAGTTTCTGTTCTGAatgagggaaagaaaatagggttttccccttaatcccatgcaaaccacaagtgggctagggtttggttttcctttttcaagtccaaatctcatcacctttgacccaattatttaaaaaccctaacccggtcttatttaattaaaaacctactccttttaattaaataacctgaccaaattcggaattaaaataaaaatgcacaaaTTAATTCGCTGGCACTTTACTGCCAGAACCACACTCGGTAAAAGTcaaatatctcgagctacaggggtcggaatgacctgattccacttcgagaattttctaaaCTTAGAGGGCTACAACTCTCTTGAAGGAAggtttcccaaatgaggtctttaagaccctctaaaaattcacacaagttgacaggcgtaatctgtcaaaactcaaacttagccAAAAGTTTCATTTAATTCAATCTATCACTTAAGCATTACATAGGTAAGtctagggtcttacaataccaccctccttaaaaatagtttcgtcctcgaaactactaTAGGAAGACATACCATGCTTCCATTGCGCACTCTGATATTCCCTACAAATTTCCCAGTCGTCTCGACGCATAGGTTATTGTCATTAGTCTCATCTTTCTGGTCTTCACGTGACATCTCTAATGGTCTAGTTCCACATCATTCTCACAAAGGGAATGCGTCTCTCCTTAACGTTCCTTTCATAGTCcaacaccaactatcattccgatcaccattttccaatatcaagttgatcaggctcaatatccaAAAGATGACAATCAGGAAAAATATTTGGTAAGGATGTTCAAGTCACTCTCATTTCACTGTCTATAACCTAGACACCCGTCGTAGAACCTCACGGAACTCTCCCGTTAGAACACGACCCAAACTGCCTCGTTGCGGtcacacaaaacaacaaaagtttaagtCAAACAGGTGTTATGCTCATGCCGGTACACGTTGGTCGGCGTTCCACCCAGGTGATCCGGATGCAACATCAACAGCTCAGACACGGGAAAACAAACTTTTcggacaccgagctcaaaggttccgtccaccaattcactcgttcagtagttccatccaccacctagtccattcgacggttccatccaccatctggtttgttcgatctatggttccatccaccatatacgatcgttggttccatccaccaatcccgtctttcctgatggttccatccaccatctcggtctgaccaatggttccatccaccatccctgcttcaccgatggttccatccaccatctcatcgaccttgatggttccatccaccatctcaatcgacgcactccgttcactggctccatccgccatctcatcgaccttgatggttccatccaccatcttgatCGACGCACTCTGTTCACTGGCTCCATCTGCCATCCTTTCTTagccgatggttccatccaccatctttgctaagtaaggaaaaacaaaatcgagagtgtaacacagtcacacaaaacaccacaaaaacGTAAGGAAGACATTGACTCGGTCAGTGTTCTTCCCCGCCTCTATGACTCAATGATGAGCATTCAGCACACCAAATCATATCACACACATAAAtcacaaaccattcacaaaatgAGATAATaccaattattatttatttcgttCCCTTCCGTTCCCTTCTAGGAGAGTCTTTTGTCTCGTTCCGTTCTATCTTAAAAATATGACAAACACATAACAGAACCtatggtagcgtttggtagacacgTCTGAACGGGACGGAACATGACATATTGGTTCTGTTCcgtgtttgtcatgtttttaagatggaacagAACGGGACAAAAAGCTTCTGGAACAGAACACTTTGGTTCCATagaaaagggtggaacggaagagaacggaacggaacaccttattaaaaattttaaaaagacgAAATAACCCCAACCTATTCTCATATTTCCTGATCTTTATCCTTCCATCTCCTCTGTTTCTCATCAAGCCTCCATCTGTTACGTCcgtcttctttcttttttttcttctgcatTCATTCTGCTCAATGTATTATTTCTTGGGACAAAAAACAAAGTGCATTTTTGTACACAGTGCTCTTAGATCCCTCTAGCAATTCATCTTCCATTTTTTTCCTAAATACTCCATTGTTTTGATTTTGCTCAATCATGGTAGAATCAAAATTCATGGAAACCCCAGTCTCAGGGCATCGAAACAGACAAAAGAGGGATGAGAGGGAAAGACGaaggaagagagaagagagagggaCGCGCGGTGGCCTGAGCATCCACGACGGCAGATCTGGCCACTGGGCGTGATGGTCCCTGGTCGCGGCGTGGTGGAGGTCCGGTGGCGCCGTGGCGGACTAATTGCATGCGATGGGGCTTGCCGGCGGCTGTAAGAGAAAATAGCCATGAAAAGGATAGAAGCCATAAAAGCTGTTGTTGCAGGCTTGCACGTTTTGTGTGGAAGAAGAAAAACCTAATCATCTTTTCCTTCTCAAAATGTTATAATCAATctaaattttgaataaaaagttcatttaaaataatatacaGTATATACGAAACAATATTCAATGGAAAACAAGCTTGataaaacaataaatataaTAGGGGTATATGTGTAATTATCTTTATAGTTCTGATCTGTTCGTTATATATTTACCAAACACAGTGTACAGTACATTATCGTCCTGTTCCATCCCGTACTGTTCCGTTCTGTTCTGTTATGTCCTGTTCTGTTATGTTTCCAAACGCTACCTATATGTCCCGTTTCGTTCCCTTCCCacatgtctaccaaacgctaccttaaaCATGAAGAAGAgttgattaaaaaaaacatgaagaaGAGTCTGTTGTAGTATTGTATATGGCTGTGAAGTTGTGTGCCCTTCGTTTGGTCCTTCTGAATTCTCTAATCAATGAAAAGTTTCACAGGAAAAGTTCACAACTTGCTTGCAGATTCACCTCTTCCCTCGCTTTTGTTCAAAAGCCATTCGTTTCACTTTCATGCACTAAACATGAACAAGAGACCACCACTTTTGAGTTATTGCGTCATTACGAGTTCTTCAGGAAGCACACTGCTAAGAACACAAAAATCTTGCATGCCCATTTGCTTAAATCTCATGATTTACAATCTGACATCTTCTTAATGAACTCTTTGCTCGATTCTTACTGTAAATCTGCTGACATGGTTGTTGCCCACAAGCTGTTTGATACAATTGCTCTTCCAAATATTGTTTCTTGGAATGTCATGATATCTGGTTATGACCATAATTCGATGTATGAGAAGTCAGTGAAGATGTTTTGTAGGATGCATTTGTTTGGTGTTGAGCCTGATGAGTTTAGTTATGCGAGTGTTCTCTCGGCCTGCATTGCCTTGCAAGTTCCAATATTTGGCAAGCAAGTTTATTCACTTGTCATGAAAAATGGTTTCCTTTCCAGTGGCTATGTTCAGACTCGAATGATGACTATGTTTTCCAAAAATTGTAACTTTAAGGAGGCTCTAAGATTTTTTAATGATGCTTCAGCTTCATGGGCTAATGTGGCATGTTGGAATGCTATTATTTCTTTGGCAGTTAAGAATGGAGATGGCTGGGTTGCAATGGATCTGTTTAATCAAATGTGCCATGCATCGTTATTGCCAAATAGTTACACATTTCCAAGCATCTTAACAGCATGTTGCGGGCTTAAAGAGGTGTTGATTGGAAAAGGAGTTCATGGATGGGTGATCAAATGTGGTGCAACAGATGTATTTGTGCAGACTGCTATCATTGATCTATATGTGAAATTCGGATGTATGAGGGAGGCTTATAGACAATTCTCTCAGATGAAAGTCCATAATGTTGTCTCCTGGACTGCTTTAATTTCTGGGTTTGTGCAAGATAATGATATTACTTTTGCACTACAGCTTTTCAAAGATATGAGAGTAATAGGGCAGGAGATAAATAGCTACACTGTTACTAGTGTACTTTCTGCTTGTGCTAAATCCGGGATGATTGTGGAGGCGGGCCAAATTCATTCCTTGGTATTAAAATTAGGGTTGAATTTGGATGTTAATGTTGGGGCTGCCTTAGTTAACATGTATgcaaaaataagagaagttgGACTGTCTGAGTTAGCCTTCGGCGAGATGAAAAATATGAAGGATCAGAGCATATGGGCAGCCATGctttcttcttttgctcagaACCAAAATCCAGGAAGGGCACTTGAGTTATTCCCTGTAATGTTAGGAGAAGGAGTGAAACCTGATGAATATTGTATAAGCAGTGTGTTAAGTATTACGAGCTGCTTAAATCTTGGGTCACAGATGCATACTTACGTTTTGAAGTCTGGGTTAGTAACTGCGGTTTCTGTTGGCTGTTCACTTTTTACTATGTACTCAAAGTGTGGTTGTTTAGAGGAATCTTATAAAGTTTTTCAACAAGTTCTTGTCAAAGACAATGTGTCATGGGCCTCCATGATTTCTGGTTTTGCTGAGCATGGATGTCCGGATCGAGCTCTTCAGCTATTCAAGGAAATGCTATCTGAAGAAATTGTACCTGATGAAATTACCTTAAACTCAACTCTAACTGCGATTTCTGATCTCCGCTTTTTGCATACAGGTAAAGAAATTCATGGCTACGCTTTTCGTTTAGGATTAGGAACAAACACAGTTGTTGGTGGGGCAGTTGTCAACATGTATTCTAAGTGTGGAAGCTTGAATTTGGCAAGGGCGGTGTTTGATATGCTGCCTCAAAAAGATGTTTTTGCTTGCTCTTCCTTGGTCTCAGGATATAGCCAAAAGGGTTTGATTAAAGAGTCATTATTGTTGTTCCGTGATATGCTTCTGACTGATGTAACAGTTGATGCTTTCACAATTTCATCCATTCTTGGGGCTGCTGCGCTTTTGTACCGGTCAGATATTGGAACTCAACTGCATGCCTATGTTGAAAAATTGGGCTTACAAACAAATGTTTCTGTTGGTAGTTCACTAGGGACAATGTACTCAAAATGTGGAAGCATTGAGGATTGCCGAAAAGCATTCGATGATGCTGAGAAGACTGACCTGATAGGTTGGACATCCATCATAGTGAGCTATGCTCAACATGGTAAAGGTGCAGAGGCCTTAGCTGCTTATGAACTTATGAGAAAAGAAGGAGTCCAGCCTGATGCGGtaacatttgttgggattctAGTGGCTTGTAGCCATAGTGGTCTTGTTGAAGAAGCCTTCTTCCATCTTAATTCAATGGTCGAAGACTACAACATTAAGCCGGGTCATCGTCATTATGCTTGTATTGTTGATCTTCTTGGTCGATCAGGTAGACTGAGAGAGGCTGAAAGTTTAATCAACAATATGCCTCTTGAACCTGATGCTTTAATATGGGGAATTTTGCTTAATGCTTGCAAGGTCCATGGTGATTTTGAGCTCGGAAAGTTAGCAGCCGAAAAGGTAATGGAATTGGGGCCAAGTGATGCCGGTGCTTATGTTTCCTTTTCAAATATCTGTGCAGAGGGAGGACAGTGGGAAGAAGTCACCAAGATTAGAAGCTCCTTTAATAGAACTGGCATCAAGAAAGAGGCTGGTTGGAGCCTTGCGTGAAAAGCATAATATCATGATAGCTGCTAATTTCTTCTCTTGCGGATTCCGTTACATTAACATATTGAAAAAGAATAGTGAGTTCACATTTGAAAGCTAGATTCTCATGGAAGCAGATAACCAGCATTTTGGATGATGTTAGATGCACAGTAGTCATCTTAAGAAATGTCAGGATATGGATATATAGCCGTAACGTTTATTACATTGTAACTTGTAAGTATTTGCACAATCCAGCAACATAAATATGTAATGAATCATGATTTTTGCATTTGCTTCCTATTTCCTAACCAATTTCAACGTTTGGCTGTCCTTAGCCTAGAGGCCTAAAATTGTAAATTTCATGAGAAATGTTATTTGAAACAAGAAAATCAGATACAAAATGAGGAAATTGCTGTGTTAATGGTGTAATATTGATAGAAGAGTTTCTATGGTACATAATGCAGGTGAAATGCTATTGAGTATAGAATATTAGGATTCATATTGCCATCTTGTTCTTTATCTGCTGCACTCTTGTTTCCACCAACAGATACCGAGTTTTTTAgcattgttattattattgttattgggTATAAGGATTTTGCTGTTTATGGAACTTCAGCTTCACTTTGGTTTTGGTCTTAAAATTACTCCAAAATCCAAAATACTGGTGGCTGTTAAGGTACCAAAATTTCCAACTCCTATTATTTGTTTATTATGCAAATAATTTCCATATTGAGATAAGCTTGGGAACTATTATTATTAGAATTTTATGGGAGTAAAGCATTTTTTTGACATTTTTCTTCCCAACATTAATATtattagaatatatatatatatatatatatatccgaGATTACCAATAAAGTCTTAGTTCACTGGTAAATAAGTTAGACTCTCATAACCATCCACAATGAATGGTTGAATTGTTTGTTGAAGTGTGTTGAATTTTGTTGAAGAGGTTTAATGGTTGTTGAATTTGGTTGAAaagggagagagagagggaaattGTTGAAGATATTCAACAAAATTAAAGAGcctgcggtgtgccacgtggcgcgaGGTCAGTGGCCACCGCAGGCGCGTGGACCACACGCGCAGACAAGGCGCGCgtgacgcgccttgtctgcaggaaagagaaattttttttttttgctcctGCCACATGACTCGTTCTGACTGGTTGCTCCAgatttcgtttttccttatcttttgaactcaattatttcatcaaaaa
This is a stretch of genomic DNA from Lotus japonicus ecotype B-129 chromosome 1, LjGifu_v1.2. It encodes these proteins:
- the LOC130729409 gene encoding pentatricopeptide repeat-containing protein At1g74600, chloroplastic; protein product: MAVKLCALRLVLLNSLINEKFHRKSSQLACRFTSSLAFVQKPFVSLSCTKHEQETTTFELLRHYEFFRKHTAKNTKILHAHLLKSHDLQSDIFLMNSLLDSYCKSADMVVAHKLFDTIALPNIVSWNVMISGYDHNSMYEKSVKMFCRMHLFGVEPDEFSYASVLSACIALQVPIFGKQVYSLVMKNGFLSSGYVQTRMMTMFSKNCNFKEALRFFNDASASWANVACWNAIISLAVKNGDGWVAMDLFNQMCHASLLPNSYTFPSILTACCGLKEVLIGKGVHGWVIKCGATDVFVQTAIIDLYVKFGCMREAYRQFSQMKVHNVVSWTALISGFVQDNDITFALQLFKDMRVIGQEINSYTVTSVLSACAKSGMIVEAGQIHSLVLKLGLNLDVNVGAALVNMYAKIREVGLSELAFGEMKNMKDQSIWAAMLSSFAQNQNPGRALELFPVMLGEGVKPDEYCISSVLSITSCLNLGSQMHTYVLKSGLVTAVSVGCSLFTMYSKCGCLEESYKVFQQVLVKDNVSWASMISGFAEHGCPDRALQLFKEMLSEEIVPDEITLNSTLTAISDLRFLHTGKEIHGYAFRLGLGTNTVVGGAVVNMYSKCGSLNLARAVFDMLPQKDVFACSSLVSGYSQKGLIKESLLLFRDMLLTDVTVDAFTISSILGAAALLYRSDIGTQLHAYVEKLGLQTNVSVGSSLGTMYSKCGSIEDCRKAFDDAEKTDLIGWTSIIVSYAQHGKGAEALAAYELMRKEGVQPDAVTFVGILVACSHSGLVEEAFFHLNSMVEDYNIKPGHRHYACIVDLLGRSGRLREAESLINNMPLEPDALIWGILLNACKVHGDFELGKLAAEKVMELGPSDAGAYVSFSNICAEGGQWEEVTKIRSSFNRTGIKKEAGWSLA